DNA from Armatimonadia bacterium:
GGCGCACGGGCAAGAACATCGAGGCGGCTACGGTCCTGCGGCTGGCGCACGAGGTTCCGAATATCGTTGCGGTCAAGGAAGCCTCGGGCGATCTGGTGCAGGTGAGCCGTATCTGTGCCGGAGCACCTGACGGCTTCGACGTCTACTCCGGTGCCGATGAGTTTACGCTTCCCATGCTGGCGGTCGGCTCGGTCGGCGTCATCAGCGTGGTCTCGCATCTGGTCGGCCCGGATATGGCCAGGATGCTCCAGGCCTTCCACACGAAGGACACGGAGACGGCCTGGCGACTGCACCACAGGCTGCTGGACATGTTCGAGGCCTGCTTCCTGCCGTCGGGGAACCCCGCCTGTGTAAAGTACGGGCTGGAGGTTCTGGGCTTCCCTGTTGGCGGCTGCAGGCTGCCGATTGTCCCGCCCAGCGAAAAGGACAGCGCTCGGATCAAACAAGTCTGCGAAGACCTCGGGCTCCTCTGAAGGATAGCCCACCCAGGCCGTCGCCTGCGTAGTCGACGGCCGACGACGGGGCCATGAACCGACAGTCTTGTGCCAACCTGCTGGCTGAGATTGCACAGGAGGTGCAGTCCTGCGCGAAGTGTCCTCTCGCGCAGGGCCGTACCCTTGCGGTTCCCGGTGAGGGGCCACTGGACGCTCGAATCATGCTGATTGGCGAGGGCCCCGGGTTCCAGGAGGATCAGCAGGGCCGGCCCTTTGTGGGGCCTGCCGGTGAGTTGCTCAATCGGCTGCTGGGACTTGCCGGGTTGCGTCGCGAGCAGGTGTTCATCACCAACATCGTGAAGTGTCGGCCACCGAACAACCGGGAGCCCCTGCCGGAGGAGGTGGCCCAGTGCCGCGACTTCCTCAACGGTCAGATTGCGCTCGTCAACCCGAAAGTCATCTGCACCCTGGGCCGTCCTGCCATGCACACTTTGGTCGATGCGACCGCCTCGATCACCCGCGAGCACGGCAAGCCCCGGAGGGTTGACGGGATCCTCTGCGTGCCCCTGTACCATCCTGCCGCCGCGCTGCACCGGCAGGATCTAGGACCTCAGTTGGAA
Protein-coding regions in this window:
- the dapA gene encoding 4-hydroxy-tetrahydrodipicolinate synthase, with amino-acid sequence MPRLGYLLTAMVTPFDSDLKVDYDRLAALSCRLVDEGSDGLVVGGTTGESPTLSKDEKLQMCRVVREAVGSDVIVAAGTGGNDTAASIELTRAATELGILDAVMLVGPYYNKPPQEGFYQHFKACAAATDLPVILYNVPGRTGKNIEAATVLRLAHEVPNIVAVKEASGDLVQVSRICAGAPDGFDVYSGADEFTLPMLAVGSVGVISVVSHLVGPDMARMLQAFHTKDTETAWRLHHRLLDMFEACFLPSGNPACVKYGLEVLGFPVGGCRLPIVPPSEKDSARIKQVCEDLGLL
- a CDS encoding uracil-DNA glycosylase, with translation MNRQSCANLLAEIAQEVQSCAKCPLAQGRTLAVPGEGPLDARIMLIGEGPGFQEDQQGRPFVGPAGELLNRLLGLAGLRREQVFITNIVKCRPPNNREPLPEEVAQCRDFLNGQIALVNPKVICTLGRPAMHTLVDATASITREHGKPRRVDGILCVPLYHPAAALHRQDLGPQLEADMLKLKTILEQALGQA